Genomic window (Helianthus annuus cultivar XRQ/B chromosome 3, HanXRQr2.0-SUNRISE, whole genome shotgun sequence):
accaatttggtacccaccttttggcgttttcagaatcgttactttaggttcgacactggtctagcaccatacctgtatttattgatttttaccttcaaataccataccgtattgtaccgagaaTTTttggtgccggtacctaatttcgatgattttccagatcggtactttcgcttccgttaccggtaccgagctcatccatattttaacgtgttaccaccataataactgaactgaaaacaaccgaatttccaacgtgtaggacgcgtgggtcctattattatatagtaggttatttaaaatcgtttttatGACGGAGTGATTATCCTTACCACgtaattttatttatgttttaatattcggtatctgtttgccgttgctgacacgtcttttgtagtcattgggtcccgccgcaacgcgcgggagGAAAATAACTAGTTTGTATAAAAAATAAGGATGTGTGCCATTGTGGGCCAACTTACTATTTGAGACTTTCTAAGCCCAAACGATACTAAAATTAGGCCCAACAACCAAAAATGATCCAAACCCAAAGCCCTCCTACTACACAAATAGATCGTCCCGAAACCCTAGCCTCTGTTCGTTTCAATCAGCCAGCAGTTCCTTGAACAAGAAACTATGGTaacgaatttcttttctctgttTGAATTTGTTTGTTTTATTGTTATGAATCTGAGCTTAATGTTATGTTGTTTTAGGCGGAAGTTGAAGTTGATGTTGCGGCAGCCGGAGCACCGAAGAAGAGGACGTTTAAGAAGTTTTCGTTCAGAGGAGTGGATTTGGATGCGCTGCTTGATATGTCTACTGATGAGCTTGTTAAGCTCTTCACTGCTCGTGCTCGCAGAAGGTTTCTTATTGTTTTTAGTGAATTTGTTTTGGATTTGAATTGATTTGATTTGTTTTTTAATTGAGTTTGTGGATTGACAGGTTTCAGAGAGGTTTGAAGAGGAAACCTATGGCTTTGATCAAGAAGCTTCGCAAAGCTGTATGTTTCTTTTATTACTTTATGTTGAAATTGTGTGTATTTAACTATCATTTAGATGTTTTGCCAGATATTATTATCATCCTCAATTAGGTTTCAAATAGGAAATATTAAATAGTTACTAGTTTGTAGTGAAGCTTTAGGAATTATAAAATGATACTTTGAGTTAACTTATAGATAGGGATGGGTAAACCCGACACATTTggactagttttttttttttttttttttttttttttttttttttttttttttgggtttgggATTTGATGTTATGCTCGTTTACCTGAGCCAATTACCCTATAAAGTGTACCCGTTGACCCGATTGTATACCCAATATAATTTCTTTAATAtatttaaatatgtatatatatgatacatccatttttaTACATATAGGTATTTTATTCCGTATACATTTTAGTTATTTGATTTATTATTATAGTAATAATactaaggtagcgttcgtttcatggaatggaatggaatggaattaggaagtttttctttgtaaaattgatcttggttgggggagggaggaatttgaaatcccatgaatttctttaatcaatgaaatttgtgactatttcaacattccattccattccttcatttgagtgaaggatttctaaggaatgttgaaatagtcacaaatttcattgattaaagaaattcatgggatttcaaattcctctctcccccaaccaagatcaattttacaaagaaaaacttcctaattccattccattccatgaaacgaacgctacctaaatGCAACTGATTAGTAGTTACCTgatggattttttttaaattaactggtatacccgatacccagggggtgtttgggttagcttatttaagTTAATAAGGACTTTTTGTGAGAAGGACTTATTaacttatgactttttgaaaaggactttttaaaaaagtgtttgggttagcttatgagccaataagtcaataagtagtttttttaaaaggtgtttggtttaacttattcatgtaaaatgaccaaaaaagGCATCctttaaaaagtgtttggtttGGCTTATTTAAAAAGTGAGGGCTATAATGGGGAATTTGTTCACATAAGGACTTTTAGGACTTGAGAAGTCAGGAATCTTAACTTCTCAAAAAGCTCCTTCTCAAGGGTAAAATATAAGTCATTTTAAAAGTCCTTTTTTATTTCCCAAACACTATTgcaacaacttattaacttataaaaGTCAATAAGTTAAAAGTCGAGAGAAAATAAGGAATGCCAAACACCACCCcaatgggtatttacccgctagaaacctggcgggtttgggacaagcgtgtctaaccgggtttggggttgggattacctaaacccgacCCATTCCCATCCATGCTTAATAGAATATGAATGGGCGAAATGGGAGAACCGGAGAAGCGGGAAAACTTAACTTGGGCTCATAAATGATTTGAATTTGAATTGGctttgaatttttttattgtttaattcaAACACCTTTTTTCATATAATGTTTTTCTTGTTTGATTGTAAACTGATGTTTTTATGCTGTAAATGACTGCAAATCTTTTATTTGTAACTTTCAATTACACAATTGCTGAAACTCGAATGAAATTTGTATAGAAACGTGAGGCGCCAGCTGGTGAGAAGCCAGAGCTTGTGAAGACTCACTTGAGAAACATGATCATCGTTCCAGAAATGATCGGGAGCGTTGTGGGTGTCTACAATGGCAAGACTTTTAACCAGATCGAAATCAAGCCGGAGATGATCGGTCACTATCTTGCGGAATTTTCAATTTCATATAAGCCTGTCAAGCACGGTAGACCTGGTATTGGTGCCACCCACTCTTCCAGGTTTATTCCATTGAAGTGAGGCTATGATTTTTCTCTTTTAACTGTGTTCTGAATGTTAAATGTTTTTGTTCGCTGAATTGGGTAGATTGTTTTTAAATCACAGATGTAAGGCATATGTTTTGAGGttcttgctttttttttttttttaaatttct
Coding sequences:
- the LOC110930974 gene encoding 40S ribosomal protein S15-4-like; the encoded protein is MAEVEVDVAAAGAPKKRTFKKFSFRGVDLDALLDMSTDELVKLFTARARRRFQRGLKRKPMALIKKLRKAKREAPAGEKPELVKTHLRNMIIVPEMIGSVVGVYNGKTFNQIEIKPEMIGHYLAEFSISYKPVKHGRPGIGATHSSRFIPLK